The Mycobacterium paragordonae genome includes a region encoding these proteins:
- the pgsA gene encoding CDP-diacylglycerol--glycerol-3-phosphate 3-phosphatidyltransferase yields the protein MSGQLQAGQVAGQARIANLANVLTLLRLLLVPIFLYALFYGDGHHSWARVAAWAIFAAACITDRYDGLLARNYGMATEFGAFVDPIADKTLIGAALIGLSMLGDLPWWVTVLILTREVAITVLRLAVIRRGVIPASWGGKLKTVVQAVAIGLFVLPLSGILHTAAVVVMGLAILLTVVTGIDYVASTVREIRHTKRDI from the coding sequence GTGTCGGGGCAACTGCAGGCGGGTCAGGTAGCGGGTCAGGCCCGTATCGCCAATCTGGCGAATGTGCTCACGCTGCTCCGGTTGTTGCTGGTTCCGATATTCCTGTACGCGCTGTTCTACGGCGACGGCCACCACTCGTGGGCGCGGGTGGCGGCGTGGGCGATATTCGCGGCGGCCTGCATCACGGACCGCTACGACGGCCTGCTCGCCCGCAACTACGGCATGGCGACCGAATTCGGGGCGTTCGTGGACCCGATCGCGGACAAGACGCTGATCGGAGCGGCGCTGATCGGGCTGTCCATGCTCGGCGACCTGCCCTGGTGGGTGACGGTGCTGATCCTGACCCGGGAAGTGGCGATCACCGTGTTGCGGCTGGCTGTCATCCGCCGCGGTGTCATTCCCGCCAGCTGGGGCGGGAAGCTCAAAACGGTGGTCCAGGCCGTGGCGATCGGGTTGTTCGTGCTGCCCCTGTCCGGGATTCTGCACACCGCGGCCGTGGTGGTGATGGGTCTGGCGATTCTGCTCACCGTCGTCACCGGCATCGACTACGTCGCATCTACGGTCCGGGAAATTCGCCACACCAAACGCGACATCTAG
- the clgR gene encoding transcriptional regulator ClgR: MASLVREVVGDVLRGARTSQGRTLREVSDSARVSLGYLSEIERGRKEPSSELLTAICDALQVPLSQVLIDAGERMAREERASRAASIDASIKVVIPPVVSLAVA, from the coding sequence ATGGCGTCACTAGTGCGTGAGGTGGTTGGCGACGTGCTGCGGGGGGCCCGGACATCGCAGGGCCGGACGCTACGCGAGGTGTCCGATTCGGCGCGGGTGAGCCTCGGGTATCTGTCGGAAATCGAGCGCGGCCGCAAGGAGCCGTCCAGCGAGCTGCTCACCGCGATCTGCGACGCCTTGCAGGTCCCGCTGTCGCAGGTGCTCATCGACGCCGGCGAGCGAATGGCCCGGGAAGAGCGTGCCAGCCGTGCTGCCTCAATCGATGCCAGCATCAAGGTTGTCATCCCACCGGTGGTCTCGCTGGCCGTTGCGTGA
- the pspA gene encoding phage shock protein PspA: MANPFVKAWKYLMALFNSKIDEHADPKVQIQQAIEEAQRTHQALTQQAAQVIGNQRQLEMRLNRQLADIEKLQVNVRQALTLADQAVAGGDAAKATEYNNAAEAFAAQLVTAEQSVEDLKTLHDQALQAAGQAKKAVERNAMVLQQKIAERTKLLSQLEQAKMQEQVSASLRSMSDLAAPGNTPSLDEVRDKIERRYANAVGSAELAQSSVQGRMLEVEQAGVQMAGHSRLEQIRASMRGDALPAGGAAAPGVTPATPATEPGGAVPDKPFGQ; the protein is encoded by the coding sequence ATGGCCAATCCGTTCGTCAAAGCGTGGAAGTACCTCATGGCGCTGTTCAACTCCAAGATTGACGAGCACGCCGACCCGAAAGTGCAGATCCAGCAAGCCATCGAAGAGGCACAACGCACCCACCAGGCGTTGACTCAGCAGGCCGCGCAGGTGATCGGCAACCAGCGCCAGCTGGAAATGCGGCTCAACCGGCAGCTGGCGGACATCGAGAAGTTGCAGGTCAACGTGCGTCAAGCGCTCACGCTGGCCGACCAGGCCGTCGCCGGCGGGGACGCCGCGAAGGCCACCGAGTACAACAACGCCGCGGAAGCGTTCGCGGCGCAGCTGGTGACGGCCGAGCAGAGCGTCGAAGACCTCAAGACGCTGCATGACCAGGCCCTGCAGGCCGCAGGCCAGGCCAAGAAAGCCGTTGAACGCAACGCGATGGTGCTGCAGCAGAAGATCGCCGAGCGCACCAAGCTCCTCAGCCAGCTCGAACAGGCCAAGATGCAGGAGCAGGTCAGCGCTTCGCTGCGGTCGATGAGCGACCTCGCCGCCCCCGGCAACACGCCAAGCCTCGACGAAGTGCGCGACAAGATCGAGCGGCGGTACGCCAACGCGGTCGGCTCCGCCGAGCTTGCGCAGAGCTCGGTGCAGGGTCGGATGCTCGAGGTCGAGCAGGCCGGCGTGCAGATGGCCGGGCACTCCCGGCTCGAGCAGATCCGCGCGTCGATGCGTGGGGACGCACTGCCCGCGGGCGGCGCGGCCGCACCGGGTGTCACTCCGGCGACGCCGGCTACCGAGCCGGGCGGAGCCGTACCCGATAAGCCGTTCGGTCAGTAG
- the pspM gene encoding phage shock envelope stress response protein PspM produces the protein MAAKSNQRGLLRGLLQRGFDTAADLTDLVARKISAASDPRARQLRRRRRALRWAWIFTAGVVFWGLVTAVLAAWGWFALLLQITGAVAVVMVIPATLLFFRYYWLKSDPLPAERPSGPRRLPPPGSAARPAMYALGASERGFFSLLGVIERGAMLPPGEIADLTDAAKRTSAAMAATSAEVVSMERAAHNTEGSRQYLVPTINAYTAQLGAGVRQYNEMVTAAAQLVSSANGEGGATLSQQRYRDELVGATDRLLSWAQAFDELGGLPRAI, from the coding sequence ATGGCGGCGAAGTCGAATCAGCGCGGACTGTTGCGAGGGTTGCTGCAGCGCGGGTTCGACACCGCTGCCGACCTGACCGACCTGGTCGCCCGCAAGATCAGCGCCGCCAGCGACCCGCGGGCGCGCCAGTTGCGCCGACGGCGCCGCGCACTGCGGTGGGCCTGGATCTTCACCGCCGGCGTGGTGTTCTGGGGGCTGGTGACCGCGGTGCTGGCGGCCTGGGGCTGGTTTGCGCTGCTGCTGCAGATCACCGGCGCCGTGGCGGTCGTGATGGTGATTCCGGCGACGTTGTTGTTCTTCCGCTACTACTGGTTGAAGTCGGACCCGCTGCCTGCGGAACGCCCGTCCGGCCCCCGTCGCCTGCCGCCGCCCGGTTCGGCCGCCCGGCCCGCGATGTACGCCCTGGGTGCCTCTGAGCGCGGCTTCTTCTCGCTACTGGGCGTGATTGAGCGGGGCGCGATGCTGCCGCCCGGCGAGATCGCCGACCTGACCGACGCGGCCAAGCGAACCTCGGCGGCCATGGCGGCGACCTCCGCCGAGGTGGTGTCGATGGAACGCGCCGCGCACAACACCGAGGGATCGCGTCAGTATCTGGTGCCGACCATCAACGCCTACACCGCACAGTTGGGTGCCGGCGTCCGCCAGTACAACGAAATGGTCACCGCCGCAGCGCAATTGGTGTCATCGGCGAACGGCGAAGGCGGAGCGACCCTGTCGCAGCAGCGCTATCGTGACGAGTTGGTCGGTGCGACCGATCGCCTGCTGAGCTGGGCGCAGGCGTTCGACGAGCTCGGCGGGTTGCCGCGGGCGATTTAG
- a CDS encoding PE family protein: protein MSFVITSPEFVTAAATELASLGSTVSAANAAATAPTVSMLAAGADEISAAVAALFNGHGQSYQALSVQAEAFHQQFVQTLAAGAGQYAAAEAAAVSPLGPLLDLINAPFISALGRPLIGNGANGKPGTGADGGAGGILWGNGGNGGSGLGGAGQKGGNGGAAGLFGNGGAGGDGSFGQAGKTGGAGGNGGAAGLLWGRAGNGGNGGWTDLAGSLNGGAGGAGGAGGLFSAGGNGGTGGSANFAGNSGGAGGAGGAGGLFGAGGAGGVGGAGGDPTNRGGAGGAGGASGIFGPGGGAGGAGGIGGSGGGVGGNGGGGGASGLFGEGGAGGHGGTGSQAGGLGGAGGGGGTILGNGGDGGTGGDTTFSGVAGAGGQGGNAGFLFGNGGAGGAGGYGGVVPFGNGGAGGGGGNGGLIGSGGAGGAGGLGSNSGGQGGAGGNAGALYGSGGAGGGGGAGESGAGGDGGAGGKGALLGDGGNGGNGGETLVGKAGSGGNGGNAFLLGGGGNGGNGGQSTGGNGNAGAGGTGGLLLGQNGQSGLLP, encoded by the coding sequence ATGTCGTTCGTAATCACCTCGCCGGAGTTCGTGACGGCGGCAGCAACGGAATTGGCAAGTCTGGGCTCGACGGTCAGCGCGGCCAACGCCGCGGCCACCGCCCCCACCGTTTCGATGCTGGCCGCGGGCGCCGACGAGATCTCCGCGGCGGTTGCCGCGCTGTTCAACGGACACGGTCAGTCCTACCAGGCACTCAGTGTGCAGGCGGAGGCGTTCCACCAGCAGTTCGTGCAGACCCTGGCCGCTGGCGCCGGGCAGTATGCGGCCGCTGAGGCCGCCGCCGTGTCTCCGCTCGGGCCACTGCTCGACCTCATCAACGCGCCCTTCATCTCGGCCCTCGGCCGCCCCCTGATCGGCAACGGCGCCAACGGCAAGCCCGGAACCGGCGCGGACGGCGGGGCGGGTGGGATCTTGTGGGGCAACGGCGGAAACGGCGGATCGGGCCTGGGCGGCGCCGGCCAAAAAGGCGGCAATGGCGGCGCGGCAGGACTATTCGGCAACGGGGGCGCCGGAGGCGACGGCTCGTTCGGCCAGGCCGGAAAGACCGGCGGGGCCGGCGGTAACGGCGGCGCGGCCGGGCTGCTGTGGGGTCGCGCGGGCAACGGCGGCAACGGCGGCTGGACCGACCTCGCTGGCAGCTTGAACGGCGGTGCGGGCGGCGCCGGGGGTGCCGGCGGGCTGTTCAGCGCCGGTGGCAACGGCGGCACCGGCGGCTCCGCCAACTTCGCCGGTAACAGCGGGGGCGCTGGCGGGGCCGGCGGCGCGGGCGGACTCTTCGGCGCCGGGGGCGCCGGCGGGGTCGGCGGGGCGGGCGGCGACCCGACCAACAGGGGTGGCGCCGGCGGAGCCGGCGGCGCCAGTGGCATCTTCGGCCCCGGCGGCGGTGCTGGTGGCGCTGGCGGCATCGGCGGCAGCGGGGGTGGCGTAGGCGGTAATGGTGGAGGAGGTGGCGCCAGCGGCCTATTCGGTGAAGGCGGGGCCGGGGGGCACGGCGGCACGGGAAGTCAGGCCGGCGGCCTCGGTGGCGCCGGCGGCGGGGGAGGCACGATCCTGGGCAACGGAGGGGACGGCGGCACGGGTGGCGACACCACCTTCAGTGGTGTCGCCGGCGCGGGCGGGCAGGGCGGCAATGCCGGTTTCTTGTTCGGCAACGGCGGCGCCGGCGGAGCCGGCGGGTACGGCGGGGTGGTCCCATTCGGCAACGGCGGTGCTGGGGGCGGCGGCGGTAACGGCGGGTTGATCGGCTCTGGCGGCGCCGGCGGTGCAGGTGGCTTGGGCAGCAACAGTGGTGGGCAGGGCGGGGCCGGTGGTAACGCCGGCGCCCTCTACGGTTCCGGCGGTGCTGGTGGCGGCGGCGGAGCTGGCGAAAGCGGCGCCGGCGGTGATGGCGGAGCCGGCGGTAAAGGCGCGCTGCTCGGAGATGGCGGCAACGGCGGCAATGGCGGAGAAACGCTGGTGGGGAAGGCCGGAAGCGGCGGAAACGGCGGAAACGCCTTCCTGCTGGGCGGGGGCGGCAACGGCGGCAACGGCGGGCAGAGCACCGGTGGGAACGGCAACGCTGGCGCTGGTGGCACCGGGGGTCTGCTGCTCGGCCAGAACGGCCAGAGCGGTCTGCTGCCTTAG
- a CDS encoding limonene-1,2-epoxide hydrolase, whose protein sequence is MTELTQKGPASGAETTDNIRAVEDFLNALQAEDFDTVDALLHDNLVYENVGFSRIRGGRKTTALLSKMQGRIGFEVKIHRIAADGSAVLTERTDALILGPLRLQFWVCGTFELHDGRITLWRDYFDSFDMLKATLRGLAGLVVPSLRATL, encoded by the coding sequence ATGACTGAGCTGACTCAGAAGGGGCCCGCATCCGGAGCCGAAACCACCGACAACATCCGCGCTGTCGAGGATTTCCTCAACGCCCTGCAGGCCGAGGACTTCGACACCGTCGACGCGTTGCTGCACGACAATCTCGTCTACGAGAACGTCGGATTCTCCCGGATCCGCGGGGGCCGGAAGACGACGGCACTGCTGAGCAAGATGCAGGGCCGGATCGGCTTCGAGGTGAAAATCCACCGCATCGCCGCCGACGGTTCCGCCGTGCTCACCGAGAGAACCGACGCGCTGATCCTGGGCCCGCTGCGGCTGCAGTTCTGGGTCTGCGGCACATTCGAGCTGCACGACGGGCGGATCACGCTCTGGCGGGATTACTTCGACAGCTTCGACATGCTGAAGGCGACGCTGCGCGGGTTGGCCGGCCTGGTGGTTCCGTCGCTGCGCGCGACCTTGTAG
- a CDS encoding glycosyltransferase has translation MRVAVVAGPDPGHSFPAIALCQRFLAAGDSPTLLTGAEWLDVARANGIDAIELDGLVATDEDLDAGARIHRRAARMAVLITPTLRGLTPDLIVSDVITSGGGLAAELLGIPWVELCPHPLYLPSKGLPPIGSGLAPGTGLRGKLRDTVMRALTARSVREGLRQRATVRAEIGLPARDPGPVRRLIATLPALEVPRPDWPAEAVVVGPLHFEPTDRVLQIPPGPGPVVVVAPSTASTGTVGMAELALQHLRPGETLPAGARVVVSRLGGDELDVPPWATVGLGRQDELLTHADVAICGGGHGMVAKTLLAGVPLVVVPGGGDQWEIANRVVRQGSGRLIRPLTGESLVAEVGEVLSSPRYRVAARQAAASVAEVADPVRVCREALAVAG, from the coding sequence ATGCGCGTCGCCGTGGTCGCCGGACCCGATCCCGGACACTCGTTTCCCGCGATTGCGCTGTGCCAACGCTTCCTGGCGGCCGGTGATTCGCCCACCTTGTTGACGGGCGCCGAGTGGCTGGACGTAGCACGCGCCAACGGGATCGATGCGATCGAACTGGACGGCCTGGTGGCCACCGATGAGGATCTCGACGCGGGCGCCCGGATTCACCGTCGCGCCGCACGGATGGCCGTGCTCATCACGCCGACTTTGCGTGGCCTGACGCCGGATCTGATCGTGTCCGACGTCATCACCTCGGGCGGCGGACTGGCCGCCGAGTTGCTGGGGATCCCGTGGGTCGAGCTCTGCCCGCACCCGCTGTATCTGCCGTCGAAAGGGTTGCCGCCGATCGGCAGTGGCCTGGCGCCCGGCACCGGCCTGCGCGGCAAGCTGCGCGACACCGTGATGCGCGCGCTGACGGCCCGGTCCGTGCGGGAGGGGTTGCGGCAGCGGGCGACCGTCCGGGCAGAGATCGGGCTGCCGGCGCGGGATCCAGGGCCGGTACGGCGGCTGATTGCGACACTGCCCGCGTTGGAGGTCCCACGTCCGGACTGGCCGGCCGAGGCGGTCGTGGTGGGTCCGTTGCATTTCGAGCCGACCGACCGGGTGTTGCAGATCCCGCCGGGGCCGGGACCGGTGGTGGTGGTCGCGCCGTCGACGGCATCGACGGGCACCGTAGGAATGGCAGAACTGGCACTGCAACACCTGAGGCCGGGGGAGACCCTGCCGGCGGGTGCGCGGGTGGTGGTGTCCCGGTTGGGCGGTGACGAGTTGGACGTACCGCCCTGGGCGACGGTGGGGCTGGGTCGCCAGGACGAGCTGTTGACGCACGCCGACGTGGCGATCTGCGGCGGCGGCCACGGGATGGTGGCCAAGACTCTGCTGGCCGGGGTGCCGCTGGTGGTGGTCCCCGGCGGTGGGGATCAGTGGGAGATCGCCAATCGGGTGGTACGCCAAGGCAGCGGGCGGCTGATCAGGCCGTTGACCGGCGAGTCACTGGTGGCCGAGGTCGGCGAGGTGCTGTCGTCGCCGCGGTACCGTGTGGCCGCGCGGCAAGCCGCCGCGAGCGTCGCTGAGGTGGCCGATCCGGTGCGGGTGTGCCGCGAGGCGTTGGCGGTCGCCGGCTGA
- a CDS encoding DUF3046 domain-containing protein: MRLTEFNERVVLRFGAAYGSSVLVDHVLTGLGGRTAAQAIEEGIEPRDVWRALCADFDVPREQW, encoded by the coding sequence GTGCGGCTGACCGAGTTCAACGAACGGGTGGTGCTGCGTTTCGGCGCCGCGTACGGCTCCTCAGTGCTGGTCGACCACGTGCTGACCGGGCTGGGCGGTCGTACCGCTGCGCAGGCGATCGAAGAGGGTATCGAGCCCCGCGACGTGTGGCGGGCATTGTGTGCCGACTTCGACGTGCCGCGTGAGCAGTGGTAA